The sequence below is a genomic window from Candidatus Zixiibacteriota bacterium.
GTTGTCGCGCGTGCAGATTGATTTGGACGGTGCACGGTCGTACGAAGAGGCGTTGGAACGTATTCGCAAGTTTCTCAAGGCGAACCCGCCGCGCCCGGGCGCCTGGGTCATCGGCAAAGGTTGGAAGAAAGAGCAGTGGCGCACCATTCGCTGGCCGCATCGACGCGACCTTGATCGCATTATCCGTAGCCACCCGGTTGCGATCTATTCCAAGGACGAGCATCAGATGTGGGTCAACACCATGGCACTGAAGATGGCGGGCATCACTGAAATGACTCCCGACCCCGACGGCGGTGAGATCAAGCGCGACCCTGACGGCACTCCGACAGGTGTGCTGAAAGACAAGGCCGACGTCGCCATCTGGAGCGTCTACCGTCAGCCGTCGGCGGCGCAGATGAAGCCGGTCATGCAAGCGGCGTTTGAGGAGCTCTATCGCCGCGGCTGTGTTGCGGTGACGTCATTCGACTCGCTGAGTGGCCATGAGATGCTGCAGTACCTTGATGTCGGCGGGAATTTGCCGGTCCGGGTCAATTACTACTTCCCAGTGACCGTGCTGGACGAGGTCATCAAGCTAAAGCTGCGCAGTGGTTACGGCTCGGATTTTCTGAAGGTCGGCGGGATCAAGATCTTCTCCGACGGCGCGCTCGGATCGCAAACGGCCCTCATGCTGAAGCCGTTTCGCGGGCAGAAGCATAACTGCGGCATCGAGGTCACCTCGCGCACGGAATTGACGAGCCTGATCCGGCGGGCCACGCGCGCCGGGCTGGCATGCGCGATTCACGCCATCGGCGATCGCGCCAACCGCAATGTTCTCGATGCTTACGAGATGGTGGGTCGGCATGCATCGGCGCGCCACCGTCACCGTATCGAGCACTGTCAAATTGTCAATGCCACTGACTTGCCGCGATTCAAGCGCCTGGGTGTGATAGCTTCGGTACAGCCCAGTCACGCCACGGCCGATATAGACATTATGAAACGCTATCTCGGCAATCGCCGCAAAGACTCCTATCGGATGCGGACACTCACGCGCCTCGGCGTGCCCCAGTGTTATGGCTCCGATGCGCCCATCGAGGAATTGCACCCGCTGCACGGCATCTATGCGGCGGTGACGGGCAAGCCGGTCGGAGGGGCGGAGTGTTTCAATCGCAGCGAGACTGTCACCGTTGAGCAGGCGCTGCGCGGTTTTACGATTGCAGGCGCAGCCGCCGTCGGCGACGGCGCCGTCCGCGGCAGCTTGGCGCCCGGGAAGCTGGCGGACTTTGTCGTCCTGAACCGCGACATCTGCCGCAACCGGCCGGAAGACCTCTTGCGCACTGAAGTGGTGGCGACGTTTATTGGCGGCGAGCTCAAGTATGCTGAGAGCGGATTTCTCAGCGAGTCATAGATTGGGAGGGATTCCAATGTCACGATTCAGAATGTTGATTCTGGCCGGGCTCTGCCTGACGGGAGCAGTCCAAGCCGCGACTGTAAGCAAGCTCTATGTGCCCTACAGTGTCGGCAACAACGCGACGGCGATCTTCGGGATTGAGTCAGCCATGTTGATTAACCAATTCTCCAGCAACTTCGAGATCGGCCTGGCGGTTGCCAATGCCGATTCCAGCGAAGTCTGGCTTTTCGGCGATCACAGCAATTACTGCAACGTCGTTACCACCGTCTCGGATCGACTCGTGCGGACATTTGATGCGGGGCTGATCGCGGCCAAGGCCTGTTTCAGCCCCGATGGCAAGTACTGCTTCGCGATTGGTCGCGCGGCGGACAAGCCGGATCCGGTTCTGATGGCAATTGACCGCGGCACTTACGAAGCGCTGTATGCGATCAGTGGCTTTGGCGTGCCCGCAGCGGCGACGGTCGCACAAGATTCACGGTTTCTTTACGTTGCTTCACGCAGTGACGGTGTCGTAGCGAAGGTGGCGATTCCCAGCTTCCAAATCGTTAAGTTGATTGCCGTCGGCCAGGAACCGACAGATCTGCAGATGAGTTCGGACGGCAAGCTGCTGTTTGTGCTGTGCCAGGGGTTGGCCGGCGGCAAACGGGGCGGAGCACAGCTGGTTGTTGTTGACTTGAACACCGATCGGCCGACCTGGATTCACAATGACATCGGGCGCGCGCCGCTGTCGCTGGCGCTGGACCCGGCGGTCAGCCGGTTGGTGATCACTTACGCCGAGCCGCAAACGCGGCCGCAGGCAAACGTGCGCATTTTCCACATCGAGAGCAACGGCGATCAGTTTGAATTCACTCCGGCCGGCGGCTTTCTCCACGGCGTGGCTCCGGCTAACGGGGTCATCGTCGGTGCTGCAAATCTCTGGCTCGGCACCGATCACGATGCCGGTCTGGCCTGGCTTGATCTGACCGACGAGGGCACGAAGTCGGTGCCGGAAGTACTGCAAGCCGCGCGGCCGCGCGGAGTCGCCGTCGTGCGCATGGACGTTGACGCCCGGATCGCGGAATTGCAGTCCAATATGGCCGCCATGCTGGAGGCAACCGAGGTCGCCGACAGCTACCTTGATCTGGCCTACTTGCACAGCACGGCCGGGCGAACTAACGATGTCGTTGCCAGCTACAACAAGGTCATCTCGTCCTATCCGCAGAGTCTGGCGGCGATTGTCGCCGGGCTGCGCATGAGCGACATCACGCACCGCGAGGCGTTGTATGCCCAATCCGCAGAGTACGGCCTGACGGCGCTGCAGAACTACGCGGATTACCTGACCGACTCGGCGGACAAGCGGACGCCGCCGCAAAATGACGTGCTGGTCACGCTTGATCGCATCGCGCTCTACGCTAGGGAATCAAAGCGCGACTATCTGAAGCAGCTTGCGGAACGCTTCCTAAAGATCTCGGCTCAGAACTCACAGTTGCCGGAAATGTTCTATAACCTCGGGTATCAACTGCAGCTTCAGGACGACAGCAAATTGGCGAAGCGCTGCTTCCTTGAAGCCCAAAACCGCATCGGTGCAATGCAAGATCGCATGTCGATGCTGACGCTTTCCGCCAAGCTGGCGTTGGTCAACGGCGATGCGGCGGCAGTGTATCGGCTGCGCGATCGCCGTGATGCGCCGGTCATCGACGGGCTGATTGATGAGTGGCAGAAGACGCGGGCGTTGACTCTCAGCGGCGACGGTGGCTACGTTTACGGCCCCGCGCTCTGGACCGGCGTCAACGACTTGTCGGCGTCACTCTACTTTGCGGTGACCCGCACCGATCTGCTGATTGCCGGCAACATTCTTGACAATGCGCTGGTATCGTTTGCGAGCGGGCAAGGCGACGGCATCAATTTCTTCATTGATTTGCGCCCGGAATCGGCCAGTCTGTTTACCCGACGGGGCGATTGGGGCGATGGCTGCTTCAAGATCACGATCGATGCGCCGACGGCGATAATCCCCAAGGCGCGACTGCGCATGAGTGCGGACGCGAGTTACGAGATCGGCAGCGTGTCCTCGGCGGGCGGCTACACCTTCGAGGCACGCATTCCGCTCGCGGCCTTTGGCGAATGGTACAACTCCAACACCAAGAGTTTTGGCCTTGGTGTCGAAATTCTGGACTATGATTTGGCTGACAGTCCCGCGTTGATGAAGGCGCTCGGATTCTTGCAGCCGACGCGCGATCCAGGCGCGGCACCGGATCCGCTGTTGTTTGGGCTGATTGAGCGGTAATTCCGGGGCGGGGCGAGGCAACAGACAAGTCGACGGGTGCGTATTATGGGTGGCGGAGGTGAAGTCGGGCTGTTTTTGTTGACGCGAATCTCCAGTTTAGCTTTCTTGAGCCGTGACTGTAATCCCGATCCGGCCAAACCGGGCTTCTGCGCGGAGAGTGCCATGAAATTCTGCAAGATTCTCATTGTGTTGGTAACCGCACTCATGATGTGGGCGCCGGTGGTGCGGGCCGGAAGCGTCAAAGTCATTACGATCGACGGGCCGATCGGCGCGATCACGCTCAAGCATTTCGAGCGCGCACTCAAGCAGGCGGAGTCCGATGATGCCGCCGCACTTATCGTTAAACTCAATACGCCGGGCGGCGTCATGGAAACGACGCTGCGGATCACTACGGCGATCATGAATTCAACAGTGCCGGTTATCGTCTGGGTGGCTCCGTCCGGTGGGCGAGCCGCCTCGGCAGGCGTCTATATCACTTATGCCGCGCACGTGGCGGCGATGGCGTCCTCGACAAACATCGGTTCGGCGACACCGGTGTCGATGGGTGGGGAAATGGACTCGGCGATGGTGAAGAAGGTCGTGAACGACGCGGTCGCCAATCTGCTCGGATCGGCTGAAAAGCGCGGCCGCAACAAGACCTGGATCGAGCAAGCCGTGCGGCAGGGCGCCAGTTTGCCTTACTACGCCGCGGTTGACTCCAACGTCGTCGATTTTCTGGCGGAAGATATGGACGAGCTGCTGGCCAAGGCTGACGGCCGGGTGGTGGAGACACGGGACGGAAGCGATACTCTGCATGTCGCCGGGGCAACGCCCGAGGATGTCTCCAAGACCTTTGCCGAGCAGGTGCTCGAAGTCCTCACCAATCCGAATATCATCTTCATTCTTTTTTCACTGGGCTCGCTGGGACTGGCGATCGAGTTGTACAATCCGGGCGCGATCTTCCCGGGGGTCGTCGGCGCGATCTGCATTATTGTCGCCTTGTTCGCTATGCAGACGCTGCCGATCAACTACGCCGGCTTGGCGCTGATCATCCTGGCAATCGTGCTCTTCTTGCTCGAAATCAAAGTCACCAGCTACGGCATGCTGACCGTCGGGGGTATTGTTTCGCTTTTCCTGGGAGGGCTGATGTTAATAGACAGTCCCGAACCGACCCTGCGCATCTCGCTGTCGGTGATCATAACGGTTACGTTGTGTGTGGCCGCATTTCTTGTCTTCGCAGTCGGTCATGTCATCAAGTCGTATCGGAAGCAAGTTACCACGGGATATGAGGGTCTGATCGGCCAGATCGGCAAGGTCGCGGAGCGGATCGATCGCGAGGGTATGGTCTATATTGCCGGGGCGCTCTGGAAGGCGGTCGCCGATGAAGCGATCGAGAAGGGCGCGCCGGTCAAGATTGTCTCCGGTCAACACCAAATTCTGAAAGTCGAAAAGTTGTCTGATTCCAAGGAGGGATAAATGCCCGCA
It includes:
- a CDS encoding amidohydrolase, whose amino-acid sequence is MRMTTLKTLIFGGRIYTMEARLPVGDAMIVAGDRIEWIGSIAELSAVPSDAYKLIDLGGRVVVPGFIDSHTHLVFWALSRVQIDLDGARSYEEALERIRKFLKANPPRPGAWVIGKGWKKEQWRTIRWPHRRDLDRIIRSHPVAIYSKDEHQMWVNTMALKMAGITEMTPDPDGGEIKRDPDGTPTGVLKDKADVAIWSVYRQPSAAQMKPVMQAAFEELYRRGCVAVTSFDSLSGHEMLQYLDVGGNLPVRVNYYFPVTVLDEVIKLKLRSGYGSDFLKVGGIKIFSDGALGSQTALMLKPFRGQKHNCGIEVTSRTELTSLIRRATRAGLACAIHAIGDRANRNVLDAYEMVGRHASARHRHRIEHCQIVNATDLPRFKRLGVIASVQPSHATADIDIMKRYLGNRRKDSYRMRTLTRLGVPQCYGSDAPIEELHPLHGIYAAVTGKPVGGAECFNRSETVTVEQALRGFTIAGAAAVGDGAVRGSLAPGKLADFVVLNRDICRNRPEDLLRTEVVATFIGGELKYAESGFLSES
- a CDS encoding nodulation protein NfeD, which produces MKFCKILIVLVTALMMWAPVVRAGSVKVITIDGPIGAITLKHFERALKQAESDDAAALIVKLNTPGGVMETTLRITTAIMNSTVPVIVWVAPSGGRAASAGVYITYAAHVAAMASSTNIGSATPVSMGGEMDSAMVKKVVNDAVANLLGSAEKRGRNKTWIEQAVRQGASLPYYAAVDSNVVDFLAEDMDELLAKADGRVVETRDGSDTLHVAGATPEDVSKTFAEQVLEVLTNPNIIFILFSLGSLGLAIELYNPGAIFPGVVGAICIIVALFAMQTLPINYAGLALIILAIVLFLLEIKVTSYGMLTVGGIVSLFLGGLMLIDSPEPTLRISLSVIITVTLCVAAFLVFAVGHVIKSYRKQVTTGYEGLIGQIGKVAERIDREGMVYIAGALWKAVADEAIEKGAPVKIVSGQHQILKVEKLSDSKEG